From a region of the Chroicocephalus ridibundus chromosome 8, bChrRid1.1, whole genome shotgun sequence genome:
- the LOC134520158 gene encoding kinesin-like protein KIF19 isoform X3 has translation MARAMSFLRQCHCGVRNRSNWRKFGAKGQKSEENWALFVVETCSYGIWSLLFFISLIGTGKTYTMLGTDCEPGIYIRTLEDLFKALEATAEEMDYTVSMSYLEIYNEVIRDLLNPSSGFLDLREDSRGNIQIAGITEVSTTNAQEIMQLLTKGNKQRTQEPTAANKTSSRSHAVLQVMVTQKSRRQAIGEEMRIGKLFMVDLAGSERAAQTQNRGKRMKEGAHINRSLLALGNCINALSEKGGSRAQFVNFRDSKLTRLLKDSLGGNSRTVMIAHISPASTSFEESRMTLIYAYRAKNIKTQVKCNLRNVDQYTSIIADLRREIEHLKERVKNQEKEKSTASTDLGDLQEMSSPAAERHQGAEAHSPRVMNTLRAQLMGAFREQMEMRRSLMELENTNIELHIDTCRHLLTITDSWEREKAQGACKCDKPAKEEKGENTEEEDREADIVDSPEPHEVTVAREEINLLLAEQRKTAALKTELEQHLANAKEKASQMEEFFPRQITSEDQQEVLRLLCRAHELELGNTELQTNTLYKENLLCQKDFVIQQLQQHMLLCEEIIQQQQMLIQAQNIPVPETLVRLHHLHLSELEEGTLNRLLLLHSVMSGMLRPHNSPSLDVSQHLDPNKDGVRKDLPENVKDLPWGMKFDIPSITLESDSGSCRSPKTAPHRKEGSLDTHLSPTFSGLPKSPVQQKPTGVAAGKMTPRLRSPTSLDSHGKKLPADIAALPLSLETLKEIAANTKSISLIAASRCSRAQQRDLGSEASSARSSEEDTLELKYLEAGSTPDCQMRDSASVGSLLLEPAAGSQLCSLARGALKNKRDQELPAERTARKKRSRSLEPNFHRTLKVKHWTPSSPSTDQAGENHLRRARLFHQSKAASSISIVTKVKVPIGHHSEGTPLEVPPKDDAPAGTIQQSNAGRVKARVLQKQLKGPADGASSRQKQQPVTRPGNQPKPK, from the exons ATGGCACGTGCCATGTCTTTCCTGCGGCAGTGTCATTGTGGGGTGAGAAACAGGAGTAACTGGAGGAAGTTTGGGGCCAAAGgacagaaatcagaagaaaattggGCTTTATTTGTTGTGGAAACTTGCTCATATGGAATTTGGTCTTTGCTCTTCTTTATATCTTTAATAGGCACAGGAAAAACCTACACCATGCTCGGGACGGACTGTGAACCAGGGATTTATATCCGCACTCTTGAGGACCTCTTTAAGGCCCTTGAAGCTACCGCCGAGGAGATGGATTACACAGTCTCCATGTCCTACCTGGAG ATCTATAATGAAGTGATCCGTGACCTCCTGAACCCGTCCTCGGGGTTCTTAGACCTGAGAGAGGACTCCAGAGGCAACATCCAGATAGCAGGAATTACAGAAGTCTCCACTACAAATGCTCAGGAG ATCATGCAGCTGTTaacaaaaggaaacaagcagCGCACCCAGGAGCCCACTGCTGCCAACAAGACGTCCTCCCGCTCGCACGCAGTGCTGCAGGTGATGGTGACGCAGAAAAGCCGAAGGCAGGCAATCGGCGAGGAAATGAGGATTGGGAAGCTTTTCATGGTCGACTTGGCGGGGTCAGAGAGAGCAGCCCAG ACCCAGAACCGGGGCAAGAGGATGAAGGAAGGAGCCCACATCAACCGCTCGCTGCTGGCTTTGGGCAACTGCATCAACGCTTTGAGCGAGAagggggggagccgggcccagTTTGTCAATTTTCGAGACAGCAAACTCACACGCCTGCTGAAG GACTCATTAGGGGGCAACAGCAGGACGGTTATGATCGCACACATCAGCCCAGCCAGCACCTCCTTTGAAGAATCTCGCATGACCTTGATCTATGCCTATCGAGCAAAAAACATCAAGACGCAG GTAAAATGTAACCTGCGGAATGTTGACCAATACACCAGCATCATTGCGGACCTCCGCAGGGAGATCGAGCATCTGAAGGAGAGGGTCAAAaaccaggagaaggagaaaagtacAGCCAGCACTGACCTCGGGGATCTGCAAG AAATGTCTTCTCCTGCAGCAGAGAGGCACCAAGGTGCTGAGGCACACAGTCCTCGGGTGATGAACACCTTGCGGGCACAGCTGATGGGGGCTTTCAGGGAGCAAATGGAGATGCGTCGCAGCCTGATGGAGCTGGAAAACACCAACATTGAGCTGCACATTGATACCTGCAGGCACCTCCTAACAATCACAGA cagctgggaacgagagaaggctcagggtgcATGCAAGTGTGACAAGCCAGCAAAGGAGGAGAAAGGTGAAAACACAGAGGAGGAAGACAGGGAAGCAGATATCGTGGATTCACCTGAACCTCATGAAGTTACAGTAGCAAGAGAAGAGATCaacctgctgctggcagagcagcgcaAGACGGCGGCCCTGAAG acagagctggagcagcacttAGCAAATGCCAAGGAAAAAGCTTCCCAGATGGAGGAGTTTTTCCCCAGACAAATCACCAGTGAGGATCAGCAGGAGGTGCTAAGGCTCCTCTGCAGAGCCCATGAGCTTGAGCTTGGCAACACAGAGCTGCAGACAAATACACTGTACAAGGAGAATCTATTGTGCCAAAAGGATTTTGTGATCCAGCAACTGCAGCAGCACATGCTGCTCTGTGAAGAAattattcagcagcagcagatgctgatACAAG CCCAGAACATTCCTGTCCCAGAGACACTGGTGAGGTTACACCACTTGCACCTCTCtgagctggaggaggggacaCTGAACCGCCTGCTTCTGCTACACTCGGTGATGTCCGGCATGCTCAGG ccccacaacagcccttcTCTGGATGTAAGTCAGCATCTGGATCCTAATAAAGATGGGGTCAGAAAGGATCTACCTGAGAACGTGAAGGACCTTCCATGGGGGATGAAGTTTGATATTCCCTCCATCACCCTTGAGTCAGACAG tggCAGTTGCAGATCACCTAAGACCGCACCCCATAGGAAGGAGGGGTCTCTGGATACCCATCTCAGCCCAACTTTCTCTGGTTTGCCAAAAAGCCCAGTTCAGCAG AAACCAACAGGTGTTGCTGCAGGAAAGATGACTCCCAGGCTGCGTTCGCCCACCTCTCTAGACTCGCATGGGAAAAAGTTACCTGCAGACATTGCTGCTCTTCCACTGAGTCTGGAGACCTTGAAGGAAATTGCTGCCAACACCAAAAGCATCTCCCTCATTGCAGCCAGTCGCTGTTCCAGAGCCCAACAGAGAGACCTTGGGAGCGAAGCCTCCTCAGCTCGCTCCTCTGAGGAGGATACGCTTGAGCTGAAGTATCTCGAGGCCGGTTCCACCCCAGATTGTCAGATGAGAGACAGTGCAAGTGTGGGGAGTTTGTTGTTGGAGCCCGCAGCTGGGAGCCAGCTGTGCTCCCTGGCCAGGGGAGCACTGAAGAACAAGAGGGACCAGGAGCTGCCTGCTGAGAGGACAGCCAGAAAGAAAAGATCTCGCTCTCTCGAACCAAACTTCCACAGG ACCTTGAAAGTTAAGCACTGGACTCCCTCAAGCCCCAGTACAGACCAAGCTGGTGAGAACCACCTGCGCCGAGCTAGACTCTTCCATCAGTCAAAAGCTGCGAGTAGCATATCCATTGTCACAAAAGTCAAGGTTCCTATCGGCCACCATTCAG AGGGGACTCCACTAGAGGTGCCACCAAAAGACGATGCTCCCGCAGGCACCATCCAGCAGAGCAACGCTGGTCGCGTCAAAGCACGGGTCCTACAGAAGCAACTCAAGG GGCCTGCAGATGGTGCCAGCAGTCggcaaaagcagcagcctgtCACCCGCCCGGGGAACCAGCCGAAGCCTAAATAG
- the LOC134520158 gene encoding kinesin-like protein KIF19 isoform X1 has product MARAMSFLRQCHCGVRNRSNWRKFGAKGQKSEENWALFVVETCSYGIWSLLFFISLIGTGKTYTMLGTDCEPGIYIRTLEDLFKALEATAEEMDYTVSMSYLEIYNEVIRDLLNPSSGFLDLREDSRGNIQIAGITEVSTTNAQEIMQLLTKGNKQRTQEPTAANKTSSRSHAVLQVMVTQKSRRQAIGEEMRIGKLFMVDLAGSERAAQTQNRGKRMKEGAHINRSLLALGNCINALSEKGGSRAQFVNFRDSKLTRLLKDSLGGNSRTVMIAHISPASTSFEESRMTLIYAYRAKNIKTQVKCNLRNVDQYTSIIADLRREIEHLKERVKNQEKEKSTASTDLGDLQEMSSPAAERHQGAEAHSPRVMNTLRAQLMGAFREQMEMRRSLMELENTNIELHIDTCRHLLTITDSWEREKAQGACKCDKPAKEEKGENTEEEDREADIVDSPEPHEVTVAREEINLLLAEQRKTAALKTELEQHLANAKEKASQMEEFFPRQITSEDQQEVLRLLCRAHELELGNTELQTNTLYKENLLCQKDFVIQQLQQHMLLCEEIIQQQQMLIQAQNIPVPETLVRLHHLHLSELEEGTLNRLLLLHSVMSGMLRPHNSPSLDVSQHLDPNKDGVRKDLPENVKDLPWGMKFDIPSITLESDSGSCRSPKTAPHRKEGSLDTHLSPTFSGLPKSPVQQQKPTGVAAGKMTPRLRSPTSLDSHGKKLPADIAALPLSLETLKEIAANTKSISLIAASRCSRAQQRDLGSEASSARSSEEDTLELKYLEAGSTPDCQMRDSASVGSLLLEPAAGSQLCSLARGALKNKRDQELPAERTARKKRSRSLEPNFHRTLKVKHWTPSSPSTDQAGENHLRRARLFHQSKAASSISIVTKVKVPIGHHSEGTPLEVPPKDDAPAGTIQQSNAGRVKARVLQKQLKGPADGASSRQKQQPVTRPGNQPKPK; this is encoded by the exons ATGGCACGTGCCATGTCTTTCCTGCGGCAGTGTCATTGTGGGGTGAGAAACAGGAGTAACTGGAGGAAGTTTGGGGCCAAAGgacagaaatcagaagaaaattggGCTTTATTTGTTGTGGAAACTTGCTCATATGGAATTTGGTCTTTGCTCTTCTTTATATCTTTAATAGGCACAGGAAAAACCTACACCATGCTCGGGACGGACTGTGAACCAGGGATTTATATCCGCACTCTTGAGGACCTCTTTAAGGCCCTTGAAGCTACCGCCGAGGAGATGGATTACACAGTCTCCATGTCCTACCTGGAG ATCTATAATGAAGTGATCCGTGACCTCCTGAACCCGTCCTCGGGGTTCTTAGACCTGAGAGAGGACTCCAGAGGCAACATCCAGATAGCAGGAATTACAGAAGTCTCCACTACAAATGCTCAGGAG ATCATGCAGCTGTTaacaaaaggaaacaagcagCGCACCCAGGAGCCCACTGCTGCCAACAAGACGTCCTCCCGCTCGCACGCAGTGCTGCAGGTGATGGTGACGCAGAAAAGCCGAAGGCAGGCAATCGGCGAGGAAATGAGGATTGGGAAGCTTTTCATGGTCGACTTGGCGGGGTCAGAGAGAGCAGCCCAG ACCCAGAACCGGGGCAAGAGGATGAAGGAAGGAGCCCACATCAACCGCTCGCTGCTGGCTTTGGGCAACTGCATCAACGCTTTGAGCGAGAagggggggagccgggcccagTTTGTCAATTTTCGAGACAGCAAACTCACACGCCTGCTGAAG GACTCATTAGGGGGCAACAGCAGGACGGTTATGATCGCACACATCAGCCCAGCCAGCACCTCCTTTGAAGAATCTCGCATGACCTTGATCTATGCCTATCGAGCAAAAAACATCAAGACGCAG GTAAAATGTAACCTGCGGAATGTTGACCAATACACCAGCATCATTGCGGACCTCCGCAGGGAGATCGAGCATCTGAAGGAGAGGGTCAAAaaccaggagaaggagaaaagtacAGCCAGCACTGACCTCGGGGATCTGCAAG AAATGTCTTCTCCTGCAGCAGAGAGGCACCAAGGTGCTGAGGCACACAGTCCTCGGGTGATGAACACCTTGCGGGCACAGCTGATGGGGGCTTTCAGGGAGCAAATGGAGATGCGTCGCAGCCTGATGGAGCTGGAAAACACCAACATTGAGCTGCACATTGATACCTGCAGGCACCTCCTAACAATCACAGA cagctgggaacgagagaaggctcagggtgcATGCAAGTGTGACAAGCCAGCAAAGGAGGAGAAAGGTGAAAACACAGAGGAGGAAGACAGGGAAGCAGATATCGTGGATTCACCTGAACCTCATGAAGTTACAGTAGCAAGAGAAGAGATCaacctgctgctggcagagcagcgcaAGACGGCGGCCCTGAAG acagagctggagcagcacttAGCAAATGCCAAGGAAAAAGCTTCCCAGATGGAGGAGTTTTTCCCCAGACAAATCACCAGTGAGGATCAGCAGGAGGTGCTAAGGCTCCTCTGCAGAGCCCATGAGCTTGAGCTTGGCAACACAGAGCTGCAGACAAATACACTGTACAAGGAGAATCTATTGTGCCAAAAGGATTTTGTGATCCAGCAACTGCAGCAGCACATGCTGCTCTGTGAAGAAattattcagcagcagcagatgctgatACAAG CCCAGAACATTCCTGTCCCAGAGACACTGGTGAGGTTACACCACTTGCACCTCTCtgagctggaggaggggacaCTGAACCGCCTGCTTCTGCTACACTCGGTGATGTCCGGCATGCTCAGG ccccacaacagcccttcTCTGGATGTAAGTCAGCATCTGGATCCTAATAAAGATGGGGTCAGAAAGGATCTACCTGAGAACGTGAAGGACCTTCCATGGGGGATGAAGTTTGATATTCCCTCCATCACCCTTGAGTCAGACAG tggCAGTTGCAGATCACCTAAGACCGCACCCCATAGGAAGGAGGGGTCTCTGGATACCCATCTCAGCCCAACTTTCTCTGGTTTGCCAAAAAGCCCAGTTCAGCAG caGAAACCAACAGGTGTTGCTGCAGGAAAGATGACTCCCAGGCTGCGTTCGCCCACCTCTCTAGACTCGCATGGGAAAAAGTTACCTGCAGACATTGCTGCTCTTCCACTGAGTCTGGAGACCTTGAAGGAAATTGCTGCCAACACCAAAAGCATCTCCCTCATTGCAGCCAGTCGCTGTTCCAGAGCCCAACAGAGAGACCTTGGGAGCGAAGCCTCCTCAGCTCGCTCCTCTGAGGAGGATACGCTTGAGCTGAAGTATCTCGAGGCCGGTTCCACCCCAGATTGTCAGATGAGAGACAGTGCAAGTGTGGGGAGTTTGTTGTTGGAGCCCGCAGCTGGGAGCCAGCTGTGCTCCCTGGCCAGGGGAGCACTGAAGAACAAGAGGGACCAGGAGCTGCCTGCTGAGAGGACAGCCAGAAAGAAAAGATCTCGCTCTCTCGAACCAAACTTCCACAGG ACCTTGAAAGTTAAGCACTGGACTCCCTCAAGCCCCAGTACAGACCAAGCTGGTGAGAACCACCTGCGCCGAGCTAGACTCTTCCATCAGTCAAAAGCTGCGAGTAGCATATCCATTGTCACAAAAGTCAAGGTTCCTATCGGCCACCATTCAG AGGGGACTCCACTAGAGGTGCCACCAAAAGACGATGCTCCCGCAGGCACCATCCAGCAGAGCAACGCTGGTCGCGTCAAAGCACGGGTCCTACAGAAGCAACTCAAGG GGCCTGCAGATGGTGCCAGCAGTCggcaaaagcagcagcctgtCACCCGCCCGGGGAACCAGCCGAAGCCTAAATAG